The following proteins are co-located in the Paraburkholderia phytofirmans OLGA172 genome:
- a CDS encoding methyltransferase, which produces MKLTKAQTKAMAEVNRLVALDRRLTEDERLFVLENFQEGANHDNSAMGAFFTPWGLARDFSIEVPSGCDSIVDLCAGIGSLAYACEGKAKSIVCVERCAEYVRVGRKVVPDAVWIHADVFGDWWKEFDRFDAVISNPPFGRVRADGYCGRYKGAEFEYKVIELASRIARWGTFIVPQMSAPFRYSGQRDYQESIAEKCRKFLDQTAISLEANCGIDTETYRGDWHGVSPVCEVVVCDFESVEQEEPAHVPTAQAVSMAQPLSQLDLFAMAA; this is translated from the coding sequence ATGAAACTGACTAAGGCACAAACTAAGGCGATGGCAGAAGTGAACCGGCTTGTCGCCCTTGACCGTCGATTGACGGAGGATGAACGTCTGTTCGTACTCGAAAATTTTCAGGAAGGGGCGAATCACGATAACAGCGCGATGGGTGCGTTTTTCACGCCGTGGGGTCTCGCCCGCGATTTTTCCATCGAAGTGCCGAGCGGTTGTGACTCGATTGTCGACCTGTGCGCCGGGATCGGCTCCCTCGCGTATGCCTGCGAAGGAAAAGCGAAATCAATCGTATGCGTCGAGCGCTGCGCGGAATATGTGCGCGTTGGTCGAAAGGTAGTGCCCGATGCGGTCTGGATTCACGCGGACGTATTCGGCGACTGGTGGAAAGAGTTCGACCGGTTCGACGCGGTGATTTCTAATCCACCCTTTGGCCGCGTGAGAGCAGACGGTTACTGCGGCCGTTACAAGGGCGCGGAGTTCGAATACAAGGTAATCGAACTGGCGTCGCGCATCGCGCGATGGGGTACGTTCATTGTCCCGCAGATGTCCGCACCCTTTCGCTATTCGGGACAGCGGGACTATCAGGAGAGCATCGCTGAAAAGTGCCGGAAATTCCTGGATCAAACGGCGATATCGCTTGAGGCCAATTGCGGAATCGACACGGAGACGTATCGCGGCGATTGGCACGGTGTCTCGCCGGTGTGTGAGGTTGTGGTCTGCGATTTCGAATCTGTTGAACAGGAAGAGCCGGCACACGTTCCCACAGCGCAAGCGGTTTCGATGGCCCAGCCGCTAAGCCAGCTCGATCTGTTCGCGATGGCGGCCTGA
- a CDS encoding ArdC family protein, producing the protein MKALKQTIKRDLKQEVTDRLVNAMEAGRMSPANLWACSASGGLPVNYATKNMFNGANLLLLWLEAAERGFARNEWMTYNQAQAIGAQVRRGAKGCRLVRFDKEERIDPETGEIEFFPDPVAFSVFNVEEIDGVVSVSRCEEYAPVDVAEHILKQTGARVVETGEHAFYRASTDECFLPERGRFDDLSSFYRAATHGLMHWTAHSSRLARDFSARFGDDGDAFEELVAEFGAAFCLARIGMQDGQLEHHASHLDSWIRVLKKDKNALFTAASRASDAYSYVMKRARMTDSPSIELAAAA; encoded by the coding sequence ATGAAAGCTCTGAAGCAAACCATCAAGCGCGACTTGAAACAGGAAGTCACCGACCGTCTTGTGAATGCCATGGAAGCGGGGCGGATGTCGCCGGCGAATCTATGGGCCTGCAGCGCGTCTGGAGGCCTGCCTGTCAACTACGCCACCAAGAACATGTTCAACGGCGCGAACTTGCTGCTGTTGTGGCTCGAAGCGGCAGAGAGGGGCTTTGCCCGCAACGAGTGGATGACCTACAACCAGGCGCAGGCAATCGGTGCGCAGGTGCGCCGCGGTGCGAAGGGCTGTCGGCTTGTCCGGTTCGACAAGGAGGAGCGCATCGATCCGGAGACGGGGGAGATTGAGTTCTTTCCGGATCCGGTGGCGTTCAGCGTGTTTAATGTCGAGGAAATCGACGGCGTTGTGTCGGTCTCGCGTTGTGAGGAGTACGCACCGGTCGACGTAGCGGAACATATCCTCAAGCAGACCGGCGCCCGGGTCGTAGAAACAGGAGAACACGCTTTCTACCGGGCGAGCACTGATGAGTGTTTCCTGCCGGAACGCGGTCGTTTCGACGATCTGTCCAGTTTCTATCGCGCTGCCACCCACGGACTGATGCACTGGACCGCGCACTCTTCGCGTTTGGCCCGTGACTTCAGCGCGCGTTTTGGCGACGACGGAGACGCGTTCGAGGAACTGGTCGCTGAATTCGGTGCAGCTTTTTGCCTTGCCCGCATCGGCATGCAAGACGGCCAGCTCGAGCATCACGCGTCTCATCTCGACTCATGGATCCGAGTGCTAAAGAAAGACAAGAACGCGCTATTTACGGCGGCCAGCCGAGCTAGTGACGCCTACTCGTATGTGATGAAGCGCGCCCGTATGACTGACTCGCCCTCAATCGAATTGGCTGCAGCGGCATGA
- the bamE gene encoding outer membrane protein assembly factor BamE domain-containing protein yields the protein MKSLFLAIAVAMLCAGCATSVGNVAMKEQSAESINAQITEGKTTKAEIQSTLGSPSKVSFNEMGVEQWTYEYARSTPKAINFVPIVSAFARGADVHKKQLLILFDDAGRVKKFTFSDSVDELKAGLLG from the coding sequence ATGAAATCGCTTTTTCTCGCTATCGCAGTAGCAATGCTTTGCGCAGGTTGCGCAACGAGCGTCGGCAACGTCGCCATGAAGGAACAGAGCGCGGAGAGTATCAACGCGCAGATCACCGAAGGCAAGACGACCAAGGCCGAGATTCAAAGCACGCTCGGATCGCCGTCCAAGGTCAGTTTCAACGAAATGGGCGTTGAACAGTGGACGTACGAGTATGCCCGCTCGACCCCGAAGGCAATCAACTTTGTACCGATTGTCTCGGCCTTCGCACGCGGCGCAGACGTTCACAAAAAGCAATTGCTGATCTTGTTTGACGACGCTGGCCGCGTGAAGAAATTCACGTTCTCCGACTCGGTGGACGAGTTGAAGGCGGGATTGCTCGGATGA
- a CDS encoding HNH endonuclease, with protein MLSIPELGTRRISCAARCDMAKYDSLETHLRNLSGNFVRLTFAEINEILPSPLPRSAYEHPPFWSNTTEGRTHVWADAWQRAGWRVTGYSLEQQHVDFRRFQAASADTPQGREDNAGETRGVEPGQRDAAPAASDGDGRQESEERQLVAIKTRRGQPDFRERLLRAYGTACAVSGSSVEALLEAAHIVPHALATNYATTNGMLLRSDIHTLFDLYLISVDSDYRVTISRSLEWTEYAQYRGRRLVALPVDMQERPSTDSLKLHHDLFIAREEALDD; from the coding sequence ATGCTGTCCATCCCGGAACTCGGCACGCGGCGCATCTCGTGCGCTGCCCGTTGTGACATGGCGAAATACGACTCCCTCGAAACTCATCTACGAAACCTGAGCGGCAATTTCGTACGGCTCACGTTTGCTGAGATCAACGAGATCCTACCGTCGCCATTGCCGCGCTCGGCTTACGAGCATCCGCCGTTCTGGAGCAACACCACTGAAGGGCGCACGCATGTCTGGGCGGACGCATGGCAGCGAGCCGGATGGCGAGTGACGGGCTATAGCCTCGAGCAGCAACACGTTGATTTTCGTCGCTTCCAGGCGGCGTCAGCTGACACTCCGCAAGGCCGCGAGGACAATGCTGGCGAGACCCGCGGTGTCGAGCCGGGCCAGCGCGATGCGGCGCCGGCGGCCAGCGACGGCGATGGTAGGCAGGAGAGCGAGGAGCGACAGCTCGTCGCAATCAAGACACGCCGTGGCCAGCCGGATTTCCGCGAGAGGCTTCTGCGGGCGTACGGCACCGCCTGCGCAGTTAGCGGCTCATCGGTCGAAGCGCTGCTGGAAGCTGCGCACATTGTCCCGCACGCGCTCGCAACTAACTACGCCACCACCAACGGAATGCTGTTGCGTTCGGACATACACACGCTCTTTGACCTTTACCTGATTTCGGTTGACTCTGACTATCGCGTGACCATTTCGCGGTCCTTGGAGTGGACGGAATATGCGCAGTATCGCGGCCGGCGCCTCGTCGCGCTTCCCGTCGACATGCAGGAACGCCCTTCAACGGATTCCCTGAAGCTCCATCACGACCTGTTCATCGCGCGCGAAGAAGCGCTAGACGATTGA
- a CDS encoding DUF6884 domain-containing protein: MTNTSKHLIIMACSATKLEQPAPALDLYRGVMYSTYRANVRHEASPEVMILSARHGFLRADTIIAPYEHRMSTERADAMLSDLPSYLCDGWPAQARSVLLVGGKEYRRVMRAAVSHLSTSGCLAPDTCVEETNGGIGYQRSQLGAYLRAIAKPDDNVVGFQPNGTPLYRRLGVYAIGDSVQVAYRARPDLPARPARIEELFDSPRGDTASIAMLDVKPGAPAQTWISLSDLKPVHA, from the coding sequence ATGACTAACACCAGCAAGCATCTCATCATCATGGCCTGTTCCGCGACGAAGCTGGAGCAGCCGGCACCGGCGCTCGATCTCTATCGGGGCGTGATGTATAGCACTTACCGTGCGAACGTGCGGCACGAGGCAAGCCCGGAAGTCATGATCCTGTCGGCACGTCACGGCTTTCTGCGGGCCGATACCATTATCGCGCCGTACGAACACCGCATGTCGACCGAGCGCGCTGACGCGATGCTGAGCGATCTTCCCAGCTACCTGTGCGACGGTTGGCCAGCGCAAGCGCGCAGTGTGTTGCTGGTCGGCGGCAAAGAATATCGCCGCGTGATGCGTGCCGCGGTCTCGCACCTGTCCACCAGCGGATGTCTGGCTCCGGACACGTGCGTTGAAGAAACCAACGGCGGTATCGGTTATCAGCGGTCCCAACTCGGCGCATATCTCCGGGCAATCGCGAAGCCGGATGACAACGTGGTTGGGTTCCAGCCGAACGGCACGCCGCTGTATCGCCGGCTCGGCGTGTACGCCATTGGCGACAGCGTCCAGGTTGCCTACCGGGCGCGGCCTGATCTGCCGGCGCGACCGGCGCGGATCGAAGAGCTGTTCGACAGTCCACGCGGTGACACCGCGAGCATTGCCATGCTGGACGTGAAACCGGGGGCGCCGGCGCAGACGTGGATCTCATTGTCTGATCTCAAGCCGGTCCATGCGTAG